A single region of the Acidobacteriota bacterium genome encodes:
- a CDS encoding sulfatase-like hydrolase/transferase, which produces MHTKTRLAIVLLVGLALVSTTGAVFAQTPAQPNIIVILADDLGVETLGTYGGTSYETPELDRIAAEGVRFENGHSQPLCTPTRVKLMTGLHNYRNYREFMYLDPADVTFAHVLAQAGYRTVISGKWQLTNNLYVVHEGASPQQAGFDEHRLWQLRREGRGSRYWGPTLVTNDRKETWGDDVFGPDLTNDFVLDAIDEHAAADPATRKPLFIYYPMALPHDPFVTTPHHPDAGSNQERFAAMVAYMDHLVGRVRAKLVEHELEQDTLLLFIGDNGTSTRITSVRKGQEVPGGKGRSLQTGSHVPYLAWWPGTIPGGQVNETLVDVGDVFPTLVEAAGAGLPPGLDVDGESLLPMLKGGAALERDALFIHYESRWYAGPPARYAFDERYKRYSDGRLFDLVADPNEQSPLDPANLAQEDTARVEAIDSLLASKPGAIRTAGAWRPPTAGVNRWTPPAHRPNILLFIADDMTFSDAGALGNPQVHTPNLDRLAEQGTTFTHMYTATAMCSPTRHMLYTGQYPVRSGAYPNHARANPGTKSVVHYLTGLGYRVGLAGKSHVAPEEVYPFEKVAGRDLDPGRIGDFIGRDGEQPFALIVASTEPHQPWNKGDRSRYDAASLELPPYFVDTPETREALTRYYAEITFMDGQLGRVLDLLREHAAHENTLTMFYSEQGISGPLAKWTLYEAGIRTSLVARWSRRIPAGETSAALLQINDLLPTWIEAAGGAVPTEIEGRSMLGLLLEPGPKHRDVVYGIQTTTGIIANLEPYPIRSIRDERYKLIWNIAHENRFTNLVTEENRDGFYFSWREAGETDAAARALYERYQHRPEFEFFDLAEDPHELTNQAEAPEHRERLEALHTKLQAWMKDQGDLGLQTEIEAPDHQSRPR; this is translated from the coding sequence ATGCACACCAAGACCCGTCTCGCGATCGTCCTGCTGGTCGGCTTGGCCCTGGTCTCGACGACCGGCGCGGTCTTCGCCCAAACACCCGCCCAACCCAACATCATCGTCATCCTCGCCGACGATCTCGGCGTCGAGACGCTGGGCACCTACGGCGGCACGTCCTACGAGACGCCCGAGCTAGACCGCATCGCCGCAGAGGGCGTGCGGTTCGAGAACGGCCACTCGCAGCCGCTGTGCACGCCGACCCGGGTCAAGCTGATGACCGGGCTGCACAACTACCGGAACTACCGGGAGTTCATGTACCTCGACCCGGCCGACGTCACGTTCGCCCATGTGCTGGCGCAGGCGGGCTACCGGACGGTGATCTCGGGCAAGTGGCAGTTGACGAACAACCTCTACGTGGTTCACGAGGGCGCCTCGCCGCAGCAGGCGGGCTTCGACGAGCACCGGCTGTGGCAGCTCCGGCGGGAGGGCCGCGGCTCACGCTACTGGGGGCCGACCCTGGTGACGAACGACCGCAAGGAGACCTGGGGCGACGACGTCTTCGGGCCGGACCTGACGAACGACTTCGTGCTCGACGCGATCGACGAGCACGCGGCGGCGGATCCCGCGACCCGCAAACCGCTCTTCATCTACTACCCGATGGCCTTGCCCCACGACCCGTTCGTGACGACGCCGCACCACCCGGACGCGGGGTCGAACCAGGAACGGTTCGCGGCGATGGTGGCCTACATGGACCACCTGGTGGGCCGGGTACGGGCGAAGCTCGTCGAGCACGAACTGGAACAAGACACACTGCTGCTGTTCATCGGCGACAACGGCACGTCGACCCGGATCACGTCGGTCCGCAAGGGCCAGGAGGTCCCCGGCGGCAAGGGGCGGTCGCTCCAGACCGGAAGCCACGTGCCCTACCTGGCCTGGTGGCCGGGCACGATCCCCGGCGGGCAGGTGAACGAGACCCTGGTCGACGTCGGCGACGTCTTCCCGACCCTGGTCGAAGCGGCCGGCGCCGGTCTGCCGCCGGGCCTCGACGTCGACGGCGAGAGCCTGCTGCCGATGCTCAAGGGCGGCGCGGCGCTTGAACGGGATGCCCTGTTCATCCACTACGAATCCCGCTGGTACGCGGGCCCTCCGGCGCGCTACGCCTTTGACGAACGCTACAAGCGCTATAGCGACGGCCGCCTGTTCGACCTCGTCGCCGACCCGAACGAGCAGTCGCCGCTCGATCCGGCGAACCTCGCGCAGGAGGACACCGCCCGCGTCGAGGCGATTGACTCCCTGCTCGCCTCCAAACCGGGAGCGATCCGCACCGCCGGCGCCTGGCGGCCGCCGACGGCCGGCGTGAACCGCTGGACGCCGCCCGCCCACCGGCCGAACATCCTGCTGTTCATCGCCGACGACATGACGTTCAGCGACGCCGGCGCCCTGGGCAACCCCCAGGTGCACACCCCGAACCTCGATCGTCTGGCCGAGCAGGGGACGACCTTCACCCACATGTACACCGCCACCGCCATGTGCTCACCCACCCGGCACATGCTCTATACCGGCCAGTACCCGGTGCGAAGCGGCGCCTACCCGAACCACGCCAGGGCGAACCCCGGCACGAAGAGCGTCGTCCACTACCTGACCGGCCTCGGCTACCGCGTCGGTCTGGCCGGCAAGTCGCACGTGGCGCCGGAAGAGGTCTATCCGTTCGAGAAGGTCGCGGGGCGCGACCTCGACCCCGGACGGATCGGCGATTTCATCGGCCGCGACGGGGAGCAGCCGTTCGCCCTGATCGTCGCCTCGACCGAGCCCCACCAGCCCTGGAACAAGGGCGACCGGTCCCGCTACGACGCGGCGTCGCTCGAGCTGCCGCCCTACTTCGTCGACACGCCGGAGACCCGCGAGGCGCTCACCCGCTACTACGCCGAGATCACGTTCATGGACGGCCAGCTCGGCCGGGTCCTCGACCTGCTCCGGGAGCACGCCGCGCACGAGAACACGCTGACCATGTTCTACAGCGAGCAGGGCATCAGCGGCCCCCTGGCCAAGTGGACGCTGTACGAAGCCGGTATCCGCACCTCGCTCGTCGCCCGCTGGTCCCGCAGGATTCCGGCCGGCGAGACCTCAGCCGCGCTGCTCCAGATCAACGACCTGTTGCCGACCTGGATCGAGGCCGCCGGCGGCGCCGTACCGACCGAAATCGAAGGCCGGAGCATGCTCGGCCTGCTGCTGGAGCCGGGCCCGAAGCACCGCGACGTCGTCTACGGCATTCAGACCACGACCGGCATCATCGCCAACCTGGAGCCCTACCCCATCCGCTCCATCCGCGACGAGCGCTACAAGCTGATCTGGAACATCGCGCACGAGAACCGCTTCACCAACCTGGTCACGGAGGAGAACCGCGACGGTTTCTACTTCTCGTGGCGGGAGGCCGGTGAAACGGACGCTGCCGCCCGGGCGTTGTACGAGCGCTACCAGCACCGCCCGGAGTTCGAGTTCTTCGATCTCGCCGAGGATCCGCACGAACTGACGAACCAGGCAGAGGCGCCGGAGCACAGGGAGCGGCTCGAGGCGCTGCACACGAAGTTGCAGGCGTGGATGAAGGATCAGGGGGATCTCGGGCTACAGACCGAGATCGAGGCGCCGGACCATCAGTCGCGGCCGCGATAG
- a CDS encoding S41 family peptidase yields MIVHRQASPANLLAAALSAVLCTAPALSQTGEPTRLLRFPDLSGDRIAFTYAGDIWLASTDGGTATRLTSHPGLELFAKFSPDGQWIAFTGQYDGDEQVYVVPTTGGAPRQLTFYPAAGPLAPRWGYDYQVYGWSPDGKSVLFRSLRDGWDLGDTKLFLVDTDGGLPRALPMPESGGGDLSPDGKRVVYSPVTRDFRHWKRYEGGWAQDLWILDIDSLESIQVTDHKRSDRDPMWIGDTIYFSSDRDGTLNLYAYDTASGDIEQLTNEDQWDVRWPSADKANRRIVYEKAGSLEVFDVASGSARPVPVHVPTDQLARRPSRVSAANRVSGYSLSPKANRAAFSARGDIFSVPIEHGPTRNLTHSSGANDGDPAWSPDGRRIAFTSDRTGETEIWVVSQDGSGEPVQLTEGSVGRHYNNLLWSPGSDRIAFIDQQGRLGIVDATDRSGGDAATGSPEIIEVADDSRPFGTSYDWSPNGDYLAVGLGDPNEFGSIHLFEVESRTLTRVTSELWNDFFPVFDPGGDYLYFLSDRQFQPQIGSFEYNYAADRETYIYALALREDTLHPFPPRSDEVEIEDEEEDSDADGTSEDDTDGEEHETDGDGESHDGKDEDDEERDRIDLDGLAGRVARVPVDADNYFGLGATEGKLLYVRGGAGYLGRSSDVQTEVFSYDLKGRESKSLAKGIGGLVLSSDRKKLLVSERGSFRLLDVGGGEAKTLSLTGLTVDRVPEEEWAQIFDEVWRRFRDFFYAPNMHGYDWEALREQYRPLLAHIGHRSDLNYLMSEMVAELNVSHAYVSGGDYEVPDRPRAALLGARFELDQDAGRYQIARIFEGQNEEPRYRSPLTEIGVGIDEGDYVFAIQGRELTPATNPFQLLREAGRGPLELTVGSSPDRSEARQVLVDPIASEDALIYLAWTERSRRIVEELGGGRIGYLHIPDMSASGIREWIKWYYGQVRKDAMVVDVRSNGGGNVSPMIIERLRRETLMLDFERNRDSVDTSPGGVFHGHLVCVIDEDTASDGDQFAYQFRRAGLGPIVGKRSWGGVVGIYGRAPLIDGGSVNVPEAGSADPEGNWVIEGYGVDPDIEVTNLPRDILEGRDPQLAKAVELLLEKLAEDPRTLPGRPADPIKTP; encoded by the coding sequence ATGATCGTGCACCGTCAAGCCTCGCCCGCCAACCTGCTCGCCGCCGCGCTGAGCGCCGTTCTCTGCACGGCGCCGGCGCTCTCCCAGACCGGCGAACCGACCAGGCTGCTTCGCTTCCCGGACCTCTCCGGCGACCGGATCGCGTTCACATACGCCGGCGACATCTGGCTGGCTTCAACCGATGGCGGGACGGCGACCCGGCTCACGTCCCATCCTGGCCTCGAGCTGTTCGCCAAGTTCTCGCCGGACGGCCAGTGGATCGCCTTCACCGGCCAGTACGACGGCGACGAACAGGTGTACGTCGTACCGACCACCGGCGGCGCGCCGCGACAACTGACCTTCTACCCAGCCGCCGGGCCGCTGGCGCCGCGCTGGGGCTACGACTACCAGGTCTATGGCTGGTCTCCGGACGGCAAGTCCGTGCTGTTCCGGTCACTCCGCGACGGCTGGGATCTGGGCGATACCAAGCTCTTCCTGGTCGACACCGACGGCGGACTGCCCCGGGCCCTGCCGATGCCCGAGTCGGGCGGCGGCGATCTCTCGCCGGACGGAAAGCGCGTCGTCTACTCACCGGTGACCCGGGACTTCCGGCACTGGAAGCGCTACGAGGGCGGCTGGGCGCAGGACCTCTGGATCCTCGACATCGACAGCCTGGAGTCGATCCAGGTCACGGACCACAAGCGCTCCGACCGCGACCCGATGTGGATCGGCGACACGATCTACTTCTCGTCGGACCGCGACGGCACCCTGAACCTCTACGCCTACGACACGGCCTCGGGCGACATCGAGCAACTCACGAACGAAGACCAGTGGGACGTGCGCTGGCCCAGCGCCGACAAGGCGAACCGGCGGATCGTCTACGAGAAGGCCGGTTCGCTGGAGGTTTTCGACGTGGCGTCGGGCAGCGCTCGGCCGGTCCCGGTCCACGTGCCGACGGACCAGCTCGCCCGCCGGCCGAGCCGCGTGTCCGCAGCGAACCGGGTCTCCGGCTACTCGCTCAGCCCGAAGGCGAACCGGGCGGCCTTCTCCGCCCGCGGCGACATCTTCAGCGTGCCCATCGAGCACGGACCGACCCGCAATCTGACCCACTCTTCAGGGGCCAACGACGGCGACCCTGCCTGGTCTCCGGACGGGCGGCGGATCGCCTTCACGTCCGACCGCACGGGGGAGACGGAGATCTGGGTCGTCAGCCAGGACGGCAGCGGCGAACCGGTGCAGCTAACGGAAGGCAGCGTCGGACGCCACTACAACAATCTGCTCTGGTCGCCCGGCAGCGACCGGATCGCCTTCATCGATCAGCAGGGCCGGCTCGGCATCGTCGACGCAACGGACCGCAGCGGCGGGGACGCGGCGACCGGATCGCCGGAGATCATCGAGGTCGCCGACGATTCCCGCCCCTTCGGAACCAGCTACGACTGGTCCCCCAACGGCGACTACCTGGCCGTCGGACTCGGCGATCCGAACGAGTTCGGCTCGATCCACCTGTTCGAGGTCGAGAGCCGGACGCTCACCCGCGTCACGTCGGAGCTCTGGAACGACTTCTTTCCCGTCTTCGATCCCGGCGGCGACTACCTCTACTTCCTCTCCGACCGCCAGTTCCAGCCCCAGATCGGCAGCTTCGAGTACAACTACGCCGCCGATCGCGAGACGTACATCTACGCGCTCGCCCTGCGCGAGGACACGCTTCACCCCTTCCCGCCCCGCAGCGACGAGGTGGAGATCGAGGACGAGGAGGAAGACAGCGACGCGGACGGCACATCCGAAGACGACACGGACGGCGAGGAGCACGAGACGGACGGCGACGGCGAGAGCCACGACGGCAAGGACGAAGACGACGAGGAGCGCGACCGCATCGATCTCGACGGTCTGGCAGGGCGCGTCGCCCGCGTCCCGGTCGACGCGGACAACTACTTCGGCCTGGGCGCGACCGAAGGCAAGCTGCTCTACGTCCGCGGCGGCGCCGGCTACCTGGGCCGGTCCTCCGACGTCCAGACCGAGGTCTTCTCGTACGACCTGAAGGGGCGCGAGAGCAAGAGTCTGGCCAAAGGCATCGGCGGCCTGGTCTTGTCGTCTGACCGCAAGAAGCTGCTGGTCAGCGAGCGCGGCAGCTTCCGGCTCCTCGACGTAGGCGGCGGCGAGGCGAAGACCCTGTCCCTCACCGGCCTGACTGTCGACCGCGTGCCGGAAGAGGAGTGGGCCCAGATCTTCGACGAGGTGTGGCGGCGGTTCCGGGACTTCTTCTACGCCCCGAACATGCACGGCTACGACTGGGAGGCGCTGCGCGAGCAGTACCGCCCACTGCTCGCCCACATCGGCCATCGCAGCGACCTGAACTACCTGATGAGCGAGATGGTCGCCGAACTGAACGTCTCCCACGCCTATGTCAGTGGCGGCGACTACGAGGTCCCCGATCGGCCTCGCGCGGCACTGCTCGGCGCCCGCTTCGAACTCGACCAGGACGCCGGCCGCTACCAGATCGCTCGTATCTTCGAAGGCCAGAACGAGGAGCCCCGTTACCGCTCGCCGCTCACCGAGATCGGCGTCGGCATCGACGAGGGCGACTACGTCTTCGCGATCCAGGGCCGCGAGCTGACGCCGGCGACGAACCCGTTCCAGCTCCTACGCGAGGCCGGGCGCGGACCGCTCGAGCTGACCGTCGGGTCCAGCCCCGACCGAAGTGAGGCGCGCCAAGTCCTCGTCGATCCGATCGCGAGTGAGGATGCGCTGATCTACCTCGCCTGGACCGAACGGAGCCGCCGGATCGTCGAGGAACTCGGCGGTGGCCGGATCGGCTATCTCCACATCCCCGACATGTCGGCTAGCGGCATCCGGGAGTGGATCAAGTGGTACTACGGCCAGGTCCGCAAGGACGCGATGGTCGTCGATGTCCGCTCGAACGGCGGCGGCAACGTGTCGCCGATGATCATCGAGCGGTTGCGGCGCGAGACGCTGATGCTCGACTTCGAGCGCAACCGGGACTCCGTCGACACGTCGCCCGGCGGCGTCTTCCACGGTCACCTCGTGTGCGTGATCGACGAGGACACCGCCTCAGACGGCGACCAGTTCGCGTACCAGTTCCGCCGCGCGGGCTTAGGGCCGATCGTCGGCAAGCGGAGCTGGGGCGGCGTGGTCGGTATCTACGGCCGGGCGCCGCTCATCGACGGTGGCTCCGTCAACGTGCCCGAGGCCGGCTCCGCCGATCCCGAGGGCAACTGGGTGATCGAAGGGTACGGCGTCGACCCGGACATCGAGGTCACGAACCTGCCCCGGGACATTCTCGAAGGCCGGGACCCGCAACTCGCGAAAGCCGTCGAGCTTCTGCTCGAGAAGCTGGCGGAGGATCCGCGGACGCTGCCCGGCCGTCCAGCCGACCCGATCAAGACGCCATAG
- a CDS encoding PQQ-binding-like beta-propeller repeat protein, with amino-acid sequence MSKNLYYLLAATLAAAPAIAAEANDWPGFRGADGSGIARSGPGPAADLDLDRHLLWKAKIEGRGHSSPVVSDGKVFLTTAIVGDVIPGAGPPDHTFDGRPFRHPQSVDGNRHHTMKVIALDADHGDLLWSHTAYAGRVYDDRHSSSSYASPTPVTDGERVYAYFGSEGVYAYTVGGEPVWERDIGDIKTVGLGVGTSPVLHDGLLIILADEDSGDDSFIVALDAATGEEVWKHDRPVQASWATPVLVEHEGQKQLLTSGYEFVIAYDPADGSELWRATGLQNNAIHIPMTVDDLAVFTSGYPGKIAFAIRLDSRGDLTSPQAPPVEDQGSGEALLDRTADRDDDSGSFDPRIWTYRKGTGYVPSNLLYDGLLYLTNDGGVITCLDARTGEVVYEGGRLPIRGRYSASMVGGGGRILMVNTDGDAALFRAGREHEVLGSFSLGESVWATPAIVGDRLYIRGREHLFALGPAGSEADSTGGGNAH; translated from the coding sequence GTGTCGAAGAATCTCTACTATCTCCTCGCCGCAACCCTGGCAGCAGCGCCCGCGATTGCGGCGGAAGCCAACGACTGGCCCGGCTTCCGCGGCGCCGACGGCAGCGGCATCGCCCGCTCTGGCCCCGGCCCGGCGGCCGACCTCGACCTTGACCGTCACCTGCTCTGGAAGGCGAAGATCGAGGGCCGCGGCCACTCGTCGCCCGTGGTCTCGGACGGCAAGGTGTTCCTGACAACGGCGATCGTGGGCGACGTGATCCCCGGGGCCGGCCCGCCCGACCACACGTTCGACGGACGGCCCTTCCGCCATCCACAGTCGGTCGACGGCAATCGCCACCACACGATGAAGGTGATCGCCCTGGACGCCGACCACGGCGACCTGCTCTGGTCTCACACGGCCTACGCCGGCCGCGTCTACGACGACCGCCACTCCTCGTCGTCCTACGCCTCGCCCACGCCGGTCACCGACGGTGAACGGGTCTACGCCTACTTCGGTTCCGAGGGCGTCTACGCGTACACGGTAGGCGGCGAGCCGGTGTGGGAGCGCGACATCGGCGACATCAAGACGGTCGGACTCGGAGTCGGCACCTCGCCGGTGCTCCACGACGGCCTGCTCATCATCCTGGCCGACGAGGACAGCGGCGACGACTCCTTCATCGTCGCACTCGATGCCGCCACAGGCGAGGAGGTCTGGAAACACGACCGGCCGGTGCAGGCGAGCTGGGCCACCCCAGTCCTGGTCGAGCACGAGGGGCAGAAGCAGTTGCTGACCAGCGGCTACGAGTTCGTCATCGCCTACGACCCGGCGGACGGCAGCGAACTCTGGCGGGCCACCGGCCTTCAGAACAACGCGATCCACATCCCGATGACGGTGGACGACCTGGCCGTGTTCACCTCCGGATATCCGGGCAAGATCGCTTTTGCGATCCGGCTCGACAGCCGCGGCGATCTGACGTCGCCTCAAGCTCCTCCGGTAGAGGACCAGGGAAGCGGCGAAGCACTTCTCGACCGTACGGCTGATCGAGACGATGACTCCGGTAGCTTCGACCCGCGAATCTGGACCTACCGCAAGGGCACCGGCTACGTACCCTCGAACCTGCTGTACGACGGCCTCCTCTACCTGACCAACGACGGCGGCGTGATTACCTGCCTCGACGCGCGCACCGGCGAAGTCGTCTACGAGGGCGGACGGCTGCCGATCCGCGGCCGCTACTCGGCCTCCATGGTCGGCGGCGGCGGTCGCATCCTGATGGTCAACACGGACGGCGACGCGGCGCTCTTCCGGGCCGGACGGGAGCACGAGGTGCTCGGCAGCTTCTCGCTCGGCGAGTCGGTCTGGGCGACGCCGGCGATCGTCGGTGACCGGCTCTACATCCGGGGCCGCGAGCACCTGTTCGCGCTCGGTCCGGCCGGCAGCGAGGCCGACTCGACCGGCGGCGGCAACGCACACTGA
- a CDS encoding glycosyltransferase: protein MNSARIAVLLPCLNEEATIAAVVAAFQRALPDAHIHVCDNGSDDGTAEAARAAGATVVAEPRRGKGRAIRRLFREVDADIYLMADGDGTYDARSAGHLVSTLQEHDLDMLVAARERADAHAYTPLRRLGNRLFTALARWRCGPGVHDLLSGYRAFSRRFVERFPAHSDGFEIETELTLFAASSDLAWDEIECPYFARPEGSASKLKAFRDGFRILHTLLFSPPPGSLETSTVGSHSVPATAGAARPTRPRLGALRGAALIGAVTLAATIVFLALNGLAVRADPEPVVEALRVSYEHPERTLEDSAERFNDCLLSLMALDRGASTWERTVSPRRVYRYTRPQRPCDALEQRLDQGAVDDSDFLTVFYHQYWAGQRVMLQWLLPWTGVNGLRSLLEALTFVLLGIGLAGALVLAGAVVTAPHPWDREPRDRKLPARVRRALGLPTAEDEATSRLLKRQTLFQPTAYAVLFVCLLLFLDLGDRAGSFTTGASNVLTLSLLLAVPVLRIASWKPEHQVLLFGGFGALIAYHELLFGSALIGLVVLLLALATAPLPSTVHDVQRSQHLGDPRTWRRRLLIRGGAAYVGCLSAVFLLRVVLAELVFSEPVLFKFWDQLTHRLYGAARSSIHPEIDPFYAGRPTVERFLDRLENNLGTVGLGSQVLALVLIGLTAVTLIAATLYVLRHWWTLEDPWRWAGILAAGWSVPAWYAIFFAHTMAHVPVMIRLLALPYAAATILIAGTAVFGRRSVAA, encoded by the coding sequence ATGAACTCCGCCCGTATCGCCGTCCTTCTCCCCTGCCTCAATGAGGAGGCGACGATCGCCGCTGTCGTGGCAGCGTTCCAGCGCGCACTGCCGGACGCTCACATCCACGTCTGCGACAACGGTTCCGACGACGGCACCGCCGAAGCCGCCAGGGCGGCTGGCGCCACCGTCGTCGCCGAGCCCCGGCGCGGCAAGGGCCGGGCCATCCGGCGCCTGTTCCGCGAGGTGGACGCCGACATCTATCTGATGGCCGACGGCGACGGCACCTACGACGCCAGAAGCGCCGGCCACCTCGTTTCGACTCTCCAGGAACACGATCTCGACATGCTCGTCGCGGCCCGCGAGCGGGCCGACGCGCATGCGTACACGCCGCTGCGCCGTCTCGGCAACCGCCTGTTCACGGCCCTTGCCCGCTGGCGCTGCGGCCCCGGCGTCCACGACCTCCTGTCCGGCTACAGGGCCTTCTCCCGTCGATTCGTCGAACGCTTCCCCGCGCACTCGGACGGTTTCGAGATCGAGACCGAACTGACCCTCTTCGCCGCTTCGTCGGATCTCGCCTGGGACGAGATCGAGTGCCCCTACTTCGCAAGGCCGGAGGGGTCGGCGAGCAAGCTCAAGGCGTTCCGCGACGGGTTTCGGATCCTGCACACGCTCCTGTTCTCGCCTCCGCCCGGCAGCCTGGAAACGTCGACTGTCGGCTCGCACTCCGTACCCGCCACAGCGGGGGCCGCCCGGCCCACCCGGCCGCGCCTCGGCGCCCTCCGCGGCGCCGCCCTCATCGGCGCCGTGACACTCGCCGCCACCATCGTCTTCCTGGCCCTCAACGGGTTGGCCGTTCGCGCCGACCCGGAGCCCGTCGTCGAGGCGTTGCGCGTGTCCTACGAGCACCCGGAGCGCACTCTCGAAGACTCGGCCGAGCGCTTCAACGACTGCCTGCTCAGCCTGATGGCGCTCGACCGCGGCGCTTCGACCTGGGAGCGGACCGTCTCACCGCGGCGCGTGTACCGCTACACGAGACCGCAGCGACCGTGCGACGCGCTTGAGCAGCGGCTCGACCAGGGCGCCGTCGACGACTCGGACTTCCTGACCGTCTTCTACCACCAGTACTGGGCCGGCCAGCGGGTCATGCTGCAGTGGCTTCTGCCGTGGACCGGCGTCAACGGGCTCCGAAGTCTCCTGGAGGCGCTCACATTCGTCCTGCTGGGCATCGGTCTTGCCGGAGCCCTGGTACTGGCGGGAGCGGTGGTCACCGCACCCCATCCCTGGGACCGCGAACCCCGGGACCGGAAACTTCCAGCTCGCGTCCGGCGAGCGCTAGGCCTGCCGACCGCTGAAGACGAAGCGACGAGCCGGCTGCTGAAGCGCCAGACCCTGTTCCAGCCCACCGCCTACGCCGTACTCTTCGTCTGCCTGCTCCTCTTCCTGGACCTCGGCGACCGCGCCGGCAGTTTCACCACCGGGGCGTCGAACGTACTGACCCTGTCTCTGCTCCTCGCGGTGCCGGTCCTGCGGATCGCTTCCTGGAAGCCGGAGCACCAGGTCCTGCTCTTCGGCGGGTTCGGCGCCCTGATCGCCTACCACGAACTGCTCTTCGGCAGCGCCCTGATCGGGCTTGTCGTTCTCTTGCTCGCACTCGCGACCGCTCCGCTACCGTCCACGGTCCACGACGTCCAGCGGAGTCAGCATCTCGGCGATCCCCGGACCTGGCGCCGACGCCTGCTGATCCGCGGCGGCGCCGCCTACGTCGGCTGCCTCTCCGCCGTCTTCCTGCTGCGGGTCGTACTCGCCGAACTCGTCTTCAGCGAACCCGTCCTCTTCAAGTTCTGGGACCAGCTCACCCACCGGCTCTACGGCGCCGCGCGGAGCTCGATCCACCCGGAGATCGACCCCTTCTACGCGGGCCGGCCGACTGTGGAACGGTTCCTCGACCGGCTCGAAAACAACCTCGGCACCGTCGGCCTCGGCTCACAGGTTCTGGCTCTTGTCCTGATCGGCCTCACGGCGGTCACGCTGATCGCAGCCACCCTCTACGTCCTCCGCCACTGGTGGACGCTTGAAGACCCCTGGCGCTGGGCCGGCATCCTCGCCGCCGGCTGGTCCGTCCCGGCGTGGTACGCCATCTTCTTCGCCCACACGATGGCCCACGTCCCGGTGATGATCCGCCTGCTGGCGCTGCCATACGCGGCGGCGACCATCCTGATCGCCGGCACCGCGGTGTTCGGCCGGCGGTCCGTGGCTGCTTGA